From the Pseudopipra pipra isolate bDixPip1 chromosome 22, bDixPip1.hap1, whole genome shotgun sequence genome, one window contains:
- the MFN2 gene encoding mitofusin-2, with translation MSLLFTRSNSIVAVKKDKRHMAEVNASPLKHFVTAKKKINGIFEQLAAYINESSSFLEETHKNGELDPVTTEEQVLEVKGYLSKVSGISEVLARRHMKVAFFGRTSNGKSTVINAMLWDKVLPSGIGHTTNCFLRVEGTDGHDAFLLTEGSEEKKSVKTVNQLAHALHQDEHLNAGSLVSVMWPNSKCSLLKDDLVLMDSPGIDVTTELDSWIDKFCLDADVFVLVANSESTLMQTEKQFFHKVNERLSRPNIFILNNRWDASASEPEYMEEVRRQHMERCTSFLVDELGVVDRAQAGDRIFFVSAKEVLNARIQKAQGMPEGGGALADGFQVRMLEFQNFERRFEECISQSAVKTKFEQHTVRAKQIAEDVRLIMDSVHVAAQEQRVYCLEMREERQDRLGFIDKQLELLTQDYKRKIKQITEEVERQVSNAMAEEIRRLSVLVDEYQADFHPSQVVLKVYKTELHKHIEEGLGRNMSERCSNAITASLQTMQQEMIDGLKPLLPVSLRGQIDMLIPRQCFMLSYDLNCDKLCADFQEDIEFHFSLGWTMLVNRFLGPKNGCRALMGYNDQVQRPLTPANPSLPPLPQGSMTQEELMVSMVTGLASLTSRTSMGIIVVGGVVWKAVGWRLIALSFGLYGLLYVYERLTWTTKAKERAFKRQFVEYAGEKLQLIVSYTGSNCSHQVQQELAGTFAHLCQQVDVTRENLEQEISAMNKKIEVLDSLQSKAKLLRNKAGWLDSELNMFTHQYLQQSR, from the exons ATGTCCCTGTTGTTCACTCGTTCCAACTCAATAGTTGCAGTGAAGAAGGATAAAAGACACATGGCTGAGGTAAATGCTTCTCCACTTAAACATTTTGTCActgcaaagaagaaaatcaatGGTATCTTTGAACAGTTGGCTGCTTACATCAACGAGAGCTCCTCGTTCCTGGAAG AAACACACAAGAATGGAGAGCTTGATCCTGTCACCACAGAAGAGCAGGTACTGGAAGTCAAAGGCTACCTGTCAAAAGTCAGTGGTATTAGTGAAGTGTTGGCAAGACGACATATGAAAGTTGCTTTTTTTGGGAG GACAAGCAATGGGAAGAGCACTGTGATAAATGCCATGCTGTGGGACAAAGTCCTTCCTTCAGGAATTGGGCACACCACTAATTGCTTCCTGCGTGTAGAAGGGACAGATGGACATGATGCTTTCCTGCTGACTGAAGGctcagaggaaaagaagagtGTTAAG ACAGTAAACCAGCTGGCTCATGCCCTTCATCAGGATGAACATCTGAATGCTGGCAGCCTGGTCAGTGTAATGTGGCCCAATTCCAAATGTTCTCTCTTAAAGGACGACCTGGTGCTGATGGACAG CCCTGGCATTGATGTAACCACAGAGCTGGACAGCTGGATTGACAAATTCTGTCTCGATGCTGACGTGTTTGTCCTGGTGGCAAATTCTGAATCAACATTGATGCAAACT gAGAAGCAGTTCTTTCACAAGGTGAATGAACGTCTGTCTCGGcccaatatatttattttgaataacCGCTGGGATGCATCTGCCTCTGAACCAGAATACATGGAAGAG GTGCGCCGGCAGCACATGGAGCGCTGTACCAGCTTCCTGGTGGATGAGCTGGGGGTGGTGGATCGAGCCCAGGCAGGGGATCGCATTTTCTTTGTGTCTGCAAAGGAAGTGCTGAATGCCAGGATTCAGAAGGCTCAAGGGATGCCAGAGGGAG GTGGAGCATTGGCAGATGGATTTCAAGTAAGAATGCTTGAGTTTCAGAACTTCGAGAGAAGGTTCGAG GAATGTATCTCCCAGTcagcagtaaaaacaaaattcGAGCAGCACACGGTGAGAGCGAAGCAGATTGCAGAGGATGTTCGGCTCATCATGGACTCTGTGCATGTTGCTGCCCAGGAACAACG AGTTTACTGTCTGGAAATGCGAGAGGAACGACAGGATCGTTTAGGTTTTATTGACAAACAGCTGGAGCTCCTGACTCAAGACTACAAGAGGAAAATCAAACAGATCACAGAAGAAGTGGAGAGGCAG GTGTCAAACGCCATGGCAGAAGAAATCAGACGGCTCTCAGTGTTGGTGGATGAATACCAGGCAGACTTCCACCCATCTCAAGTAGTTCTTAAAGTGTACAAGACC GAGCTGCATAAGCACATCGAGGAAGGCCTGGGCCGTAACATGTCAGAGCGCTGCTCCAACGCAATCACAGCTTCCCTGCAGACAATGCAGCAAGAAATGATAG ATGGTTTAAAACCCCTCCTCCCAGTCTCCCTGCGGGGCCAGATAGACATGTTAATTCCCCGACAGTGCTTCATGCTCAGCTATGATCTGAACTGTGACAAGCTTTGTGCTGACTTCCAAGAGGACATAGAATTCCATTTCTCTCTTGGATGGACGATGCTGGTGAACAGGTTTTTGGGACCAAAGAATGGTTGTCGGGCCTTGATGGGCTATAATGACCAG GTTCAACGCCCTTTAACACCAGCAAATCCCAGTCTGCCTCCTTTGCCTCAGGGCTCTATGACCCAGGAAGAGCTCATGGTGTCCATGGTGACTGGCCTGGCCTCATTAACCTCCCGGACTTCCATGGGGATCATCGTGGTTGGTGGTGTG GTCTGGAAGGCCGTGGGTTGGAGACTGATTGCTCTCTCTTTTGGCCTTTATGGGCTCCTTTATGTCTATGAGCGCCTCACCTGGACCACAAAAGCAAAGGAGAGAGCTTTCAAGAGGCAGTTTGTGGAGTATGCTGGGGAGAAACTGCAGCTCATTGTCAGCTACACAGGCTCCAATTGCAGCCACCAAGTCCAACA GGAGCTTGCTGGAACGTTTGCTCATTTGTGTCAGCAAGTGGATGTCACACGGGAGAACCTTGAGCAGGAAATTTCTGCcatgaataaaaaaattgaagttcTGGATtcactgcagagcaaagcaaaactgCTCAG GAACAAAGCGGGTTGGCTGGACAGCGAACTCAACATGTTCACACATCAGTACCTGCAGCAAAGCAGATAG
- the MIIP gene encoding migration and invasion-inhibitory protein isoform X1, giving the protein MDLELLKRLRQANQDLLQRLTTKQEEIRKRVPSKPLLPASVLHHRAAEGSVPCPRRGKENQVDADPGVVVSVEPRARTARAALSSPLKHSSRDRELQQQQAKAQEAAGLDSSYPGKEKSVIPVSAIIPCGREASRVDGDGHARGSPEKESFLLVLGENRKQSALLRGFHEKNHPDPSLSRVQNEEPSEQHVVSREPTMPKSVLVTSQSKELKKKAHHVTFQPEPEEDATPVGSWSARPFLGYDWIAGLLDTKSSVTEKSEQYFAELQQFRQANREACIDEQDLEPKALDCTVPEQEPDLITSSHKCFYCYRLNQRLFPVPVDPESACPVCKIPRAHRPPGTLEEPAHVRVSIPRNTLLPAHKYKAHRRRSFEPVDDLALPSHCLAGWENIIPPSNPRLSSLDLRASLEERPSPHPHLDSLPRVSRGTEEPLPPLARPRSSSASPRRKQSRRGRRRAAPGLDQAGLTSTL; this is encoded by the exons ATGGACTTAGAGCTTCTGAAGAGGCTGCGTCAGGCCAACCAGGACCTTCTACAAAGGCTCACAACAAAGCAGGAGGAGATCAGGAAAAGAGTTCCCAGCAAGCCACTCCTTCCAGCATCTGTTCTtcaccacagagctgctgagggATCTGTCCCCTGCCCCAGGAGAGGG AAGGAGAATCAGGTGGATGCTGACCCTGGAGTGGTGGTGTCTGTGGAACCCAGAGCACGCACAGCCAGAGCAGCCCTCAGTTCACCtctgaaacacagcagcagggacagagagcTACAGCAGCAACAAGCAAAGGCACAGGAAGCAGCAGGTTTGGATTCCAGCTATCCTGGGAAAGAGAAGAGTGTTATTCCAGTGTCTGCAATCATTCCATGTGGCAGAGAAGCCTCCAGAGTGGATGGGGATGGCCATGCTCGAGGAAGTCCAGAGAAGGAATCCTTCCTCCTGGTACTTGGAGAGAACAGAAAACagtctgctctgctccgtggTTTCCATGAGAAGAATCATCCAGACCCATCACTGAGCAGAGTGCAAAATGAAGAGCCCAGTGAGCAGCATGTGGTCAGCAGAGAGCCCACGATGCCTAAATCAGTCCTGGTGACATCCCAGTCCAAAGAGTTGAAG aagAAAGCTCATCATGTGACTTTTCAGCCTGAGCCTGAAGAAGATGCCACACCAGTGGGCAGCTGGTCTGCCCGTCCTTTCCTGGGCTATGACTGGATTGCAG GGCTCCTTGATACAAAGTCCTCAGTAACAGAAAAATCTGAGCAATActttgctgagctgcagcagttcCGACAGGCCAACAGAGAAGCTTGTATTGATGAGCAGGACCTGGA GCCCAAGGCTCTGGATTGCACAGTTCCTGAACAAGAACCAGATTTGATAACCAGTTCCCATAAGT GTTTTTACTGTTACCGGTTAAACCAGCGCctgttccctgtccctgtggatCCAGAATCTGCCTGCCCTGTGTGTAAGATCCCACGTGCCCACCGGCCCCCAGGGACACTGGAAGAGCCAGCCCATGTCAG GGTCAGCATTCCCAGGAATACCCTTTTGCCTGCCCACAAGTACAAAGCCCATCGCAGGAGGAGCTTTGAGCCAGTGGATGATCTGGCCTTACCCTCG CACTGCCTGGCTGGCTGGGAAAACATCATCCCCCCAAGCAACCCCAGGCTCAGCAGTTTGGATCTGAGAGCTTCCCTGGAAGAGAGGCCTTCTCCCCATCCTCACCTG GACTCGCTGCCCAGAGTGTCCAGAGGAACTGAGGAGCCCCTGCCCCCCTTGGCACGTCCCAGGTCCAGCAGTGCCTCCCCTCGGAGGAAGCAGAGCAGGCGGGGACGCCGGAGAGCAGCTCCCGGGTTGGACCAGGCTGGTTTAACCTCAACTCTGTGA
- the MIIP gene encoding migration and invasion-inhibitory protein isoform X2: protein MDLELLKRLRQANQDLLQRLTTKQEEIRKRVPSKPLLPASVLHHRAAEGSVPCPRRGKENQVDADPGVVVSVEPRARTARAALSSPLKHSSRDRELQQQQAKAQEAAGLDSSYPGKEKSVIPVSAIIPCGREASRVDGDGHARGSPEKESFLLVLGENRKQSALLRGFHEKNHPDPSLSRVQNEEPSEQHVVSREPTMPKSVLVTSQSKELKKAHHVTFQPEPEEDATPVGSWSARPFLGYDWIAGLLDTKSSVTEKSEQYFAELQQFRQANREACIDEQDLEPKALDCTVPEQEPDLITSSHKCFYCYRLNQRLFPVPVDPESACPVCKIPRAHRPPGTLEEPAHVRVSIPRNTLLPAHKYKAHRRRSFEPVDDLALPSHCLAGWENIIPPSNPRLSSLDLRASLEERPSPHPHLDSLPRVSRGTEEPLPPLARPRSSSASPRRKQSRRGRRRAAPGLDQAGLTSTL, encoded by the exons ATGGACTTAGAGCTTCTGAAGAGGCTGCGTCAGGCCAACCAGGACCTTCTACAAAGGCTCACAACAAAGCAGGAGGAGATCAGGAAAAGAGTTCCCAGCAAGCCACTCCTTCCAGCATCTGTTCTtcaccacagagctgctgagggATCTGTCCCCTGCCCCAGGAGAGGG AAGGAGAATCAGGTGGATGCTGACCCTGGAGTGGTGGTGTCTGTGGAACCCAGAGCACGCACAGCCAGAGCAGCCCTCAGTTCACCtctgaaacacagcagcagggacagagagcTACAGCAGCAACAAGCAAAGGCACAGGAAGCAGCAGGTTTGGATTCCAGCTATCCTGGGAAAGAGAAGAGTGTTATTCCAGTGTCTGCAATCATTCCATGTGGCAGAGAAGCCTCCAGAGTGGATGGGGATGGCCATGCTCGAGGAAGTCCAGAGAAGGAATCCTTCCTCCTGGTACTTGGAGAGAACAGAAAACagtctgctctgctccgtggTTTCCATGAGAAGAATCATCCAGACCCATCACTGAGCAGAGTGCAAAATGAAGAGCCCAGTGAGCAGCATGTGGTCAGCAGAGAGCCCACGATGCCTAAATCAGTCCTGGTGACATCCCAGTCCAAAGAGTTGAAG AAAGCTCATCATGTGACTTTTCAGCCTGAGCCTGAAGAAGATGCCACACCAGTGGGCAGCTGGTCTGCCCGTCCTTTCCTGGGCTATGACTGGATTGCAG GGCTCCTTGATACAAAGTCCTCAGTAACAGAAAAATCTGAGCAATActttgctgagctgcagcagttcCGACAGGCCAACAGAGAAGCTTGTATTGATGAGCAGGACCTGGA GCCCAAGGCTCTGGATTGCACAGTTCCTGAACAAGAACCAGATTTGATAACCAGTTCCCATAAGT GTTTTTACTGTTACCGGTTAAACCAGCGCctgttccctgtccctgtggatCCAGAATCTGCCTGCCCTGTGTGTAAGATCCCACGTGCCCACCGGCCCCCAGGGACACTGGAAGAGCCAGCCCATGTCAG GGTCAGCATTCCCAGGAATACCCTTTTGCCTGCCCACAAGTACAAAGCCCATCGCAGGAGGAGCTTTGAGCCAGTGGATGATCTGGCCTTACCCTCG CACTGCCTGGCTGGCTGGGAAAACATCATCCCCCCAAGCAACCCCAGGCTCAGCAGTTTGGATCTGAGAGCTTCCCTGGAAGAGAGGCCTTCTCCCCATCCTCACCTG GACTCGCTGCCCAGAGTGTCCAGAGGAACTGAGGAGCCCCTGCCCCCCTTGGCACGTCCCAGGTCCAGCAGTGCCTCCCCTCGGAGGAAGCAGAGCAGGCGGGGACGCCGGAGAGCAGCTCCCGGGTTGGACCAGGCTGGTTTAACCTCAACTCTGTGA